DNA sequence from the Paenibacillus azoreducens genome:
TCCGGTACTCTCCCGGCGTCATGCCGGCCTGCCGCTTAAACATGCGAATAAATGAATTTACGTTTTGGTAGCCGACCCGGGCTGCGACATCCTGAATGCGGAGATCGAGGTTTTGCAGCATATCCTTCGCCGTCCGGATGCGGATATCGTTGAGGTAATCGCTGAAATTCAGTCCGGTTTTTTCTTTAAAATAGGAGGACAGGTACCCTGACGTAATGTTCAGCTTGTCGGCCATCATGTCCAGATTGATATCCTCCTCCAGATGATCATTGATATAAGTCATCACAAAGGAAGTAATCGGATCATGATTCTCCGTCTTGCGCCGGATCAATTGAAGCGCCGGATCGAGCAGCCTGCGGAACCAAGTATCGTATTGATCCGGGCTGTAGAAGTCCAAGGTTACATCCAGCGGCGGAACGTGTGCAGCTTCATAGGCGGCGGTAAGATTAAGGCTGCGCAGCAGTTTGTCGAGCTCGCCCGCGACATCCTTGGCGAAACGGTGGTAATCCCGGGCAAGCGCGCCCTTTTTCTCCAGCATGGCCAAGCTTTTGCGAATCCACTCCTGGATGCTTTCTTCGCTTCCGCTCAGCAGCCGGTTTTGAAATTCCTGCTCCCACAGCGCTTTGAAGCAGCCGCCCTCTTTTTCGGGATCGCCGTCCCCCGGACGAATCCACTGGGTTTGATCGCGGAGCATACGCTTTCTCAGCATACTCGTCACCTGGGAATAGGCGGCCGTAAACGGCGCACCCGCGGGCTGAACCGGACTTTCGGCCATCGTCACGAGATAGGATCCGCGATCCAGATTGAATACCCCCTGCAAATGGCGAAGCGATGTATCCGTTTCCATGGATTCGTTTGGCAAAAACACGATGGAAAGCACTTGCTGCGGTTCGGTCTGGATCGTAACCGATTCCGGATAGGACTGCTGCCAAATATGGTCGATATATTCCCGGATATAATAAGCGCCCTTCTCCTGCTCCAGATGATATTCGGCATACCCCTCCTTAAATATGATTTGATAAACGATCATGACATAAGGCAGGCTGGCATCCGCCAGCTCCCTGAGCTCGCTGAGATTCATGTGGATGTTTTTCAAGCGGTTGACATAAGCGTAATGGCGGAGAATGGAGTTTTTGCGGGCCAGATCCCTCGATATACGCTGATGCGTGGAACGCATATGCATCACCCTTCTGCTGATCAGCTCGATTTCCCGTACAGGTCCTGGCGTAGGTTCGGGCTCATCCTTGCGGAGGGTGTCCACCATGATGCGAATGGGAAGATGCACCCTGCGGCTGAAGACATAAGTTAGAATGATAAGCAGCCCTACGACGGCCAGCAGCGACAGAAGGAGAAGATTCAACTTCAGAAGCTGGGCCGAAATGCTTTGAAGCGGGACCTTGTTGACATACAAGAAGCCGGTATCCTTCCCTTTCTTGTAAAAATAATAAGAGTCGCCTGTTTGAATAAACGATTGTTTCTCATCAAACGAGGCAAAGTCGGGCAAAGCGGAAACGCTGGGCCCGGCTGCAGGAGCGTACAGCGGACGGCCTTCCGGGTCAAGGATGTAAAAGCTTCCGTTTAATGCGGATTGCAAATCCCGTGCGAGTCCCTCCGCATCCAGCATGGCAATCAGATACATATCTTTGTACGGGGTCATCTTGATTACGACAGGCATCAGATTTCCTTTCGAACGGGTGGAACCCGGCATTTGCTCGAAAAATCGGGCCGCAGGGAAAACCTTGAACGCATAAGCCTCATCAAATTGCTCCTTCCAAAATGCCGGCGTGTAGGACGGACTTTCATAATAGGTGCCAAACATTGCTTTTGCGCTGCTCGTCCCGTCCTTCTCCACTACGTAATGATCCTTTTGAAAATAAATAATGAGATTATCCATATCGAAAAAAGGATTCGTATACAGACGTTTCATTCCCGCGATCACGTCATTGACATAACCGTAAGCCCGGTTGTCCTTCACCTGCCGCAGCAGGTTGACATACGCCGTCCACAGCGGGTCCTGATTCAAACCAAGTACCATCTCCCGGGTCAGCCGGAATTGGTTTTCATAACCTCGGGCGGCATGGTTCATGCCCAGTTCGTTGTATTTGACGATTTCGTTGTGAATCTGCCGCTTCAGATAAAAGAAGGAAACAAGATTAAAAGCGGTCAGCAGCAGAATAACGGCAAGGAAACCGGACAACAGCTTGGTAAAAAGCGAGGGAAACCCGAGCAACTTTTTCAGAACGAGCGACATAAGATGAACACCTCCATGGCATATGGGCCGGAAAGGCAAGCGGCGGACTTTTAAAGTGCGAATTCAAAAAGGCCGGTTTTCAGCACCGAAGCATAGGCTTCCGATGTGCGTTTTTTCAAAACGCTTGAGTTGGATGAAGCTAGGGACGAAAGGAGCGGAGCGTACATGGAGGTACGTGAGCACCGGAAGGCCCGGCTGAATTCAAGATTCGATGTCGAACCTGCTTCCTGATTCACTTCGTGTTAGATATAGAATTTATTCGTTATCTAGCTACGCTGATGAAATTCTATATCGCAAGAAAACCTACCGTTGAATCGCGGCCCTTTCATCCTTGATTGAGCCTCGATTGGTTTTCTTATCAAAAGCGGACTTTTTGAACTACTTCTTAAAGTGACTATATCATAAGATTTATTTCCGCATTCACACAATATTCACCTTTTCAGGATTCTCTACAACCTTTACACTCACCCGAAAAAAAGGGGATGGCGCCGCAAACATGCCGATTTATTTTTCCCAGGGCCATCCATTATGCTGTCGGTACAGGAATGAAATTGTATTTGACATAGGGAGGTGCGAAATAAAAATGAAACCGGCCGAGACGGATCTGGCAGGCGCCGTTATTACACCGGGGGTACGATCTCGCGTCCGTCCGGGAACAGGAAAGGGGCGGATGGCTAGGGCCTTTCGGCGGAGCAAATATCTTTGGCTGCTCTTCCTGCCCTGCCTGGTATATTATTTGTTATTCAAATATGCTCCGATGTTTGGACTGGTCATCACCTTCAAAAACTATAATGTTTTTAAGGGGATTTGGGCGAGCGATTGGGTTGGTCTAAAGTATTACCGCATGTTTTTCAGCAATCCGGACTTTTGGGTCTTGATGAAGAACACGGTTTTGCTGGGAGTCTACAAGCTGGTGTTTGGCTTTCCCGCGCCGATTATTCTCGCGCTGCTGATGAATGAGATCAAGAATGCCGTCTTTAAAAAATGGGTCCAAACCTTCAGCTATTTGCCGCATTTTATTTCGAACGTGATCGTTGCCAGCATGGTCATCATGTTTCTGTCGCCGACAGGCGGCATCGTGAACAAACTGATTACCGCTTTTGGCGGAAGTCCGGTCAATTTTATGATGGAACCCGGGCTGTTCCGGCCGATTTACGTCATCTCGGAGATTTGGCAGCATATCGGCTGGGAGACGATCATTTACTTGGCCGCACTGACGGCCGTGGATCCGCAGCTTTATGAAGCGGCGGGAATCGATGGAGCCGGAAGATGGAGGAAGCTGTGGCATGTGACTCTTCCGGGCATAGCGCCGACCATCATGATCGTTCTCATTTTGAACATCGGCAAGGTGCTTGAGATCGGTTTCGAAAAAGTGTTCCTGATGTATAATCCTGCAGTTTACAGCACAGCGGATATTATCAGCACGTATGTATACCGCGTCGGCATGGAGCAGGGCAACTTCAGTTATGCATCCGCCATCGATTTGTTTATGGGCGTAATCAGCTTTATTTTCATATTTTCGGCCAACTATTTCAGCAGGCGGTTAGGGGGAACGAGCTTATGGTGAAAACCGGACGCATGCAAAGCCGCATCAGCCTGTTTGCTATTTTCAACACGCTGCTTATGCTGCTGCTCGCCTTCGTGATGCTGTATCCGTTTGTGTATATGCTTGCGGTGTCGCTCAGCAGCGACGTGTATGTGATGAAAGGGGAGGTTACCCTGTGGCCGAAAGGCTGGAACCTGCGGATGTACGAACTGGTTTTGGGCGATCCGAACATTTGGACGTCTTACCGCAATACCATCATTTACACGGTGCTGGGTACAGCCATCGCCATGCTGGTGACTTCAATGGGCGCATACGCATTGTCGCGCAAAGACATGACCTTTCACCGGGGTTTTACGCTAATGATTGTGTTTACGATGTTTTTCGGCGGCGGCATGATTCCCACGTTTCTGGTTGTCCGCTCGCTTGGGCTGGTGGATACGATTTGGGGCATGGTTTTGCCGGGAGCCGTCAGCACCTGGAACCTGATTTTGATGCGGACCTTCTTCAGCGGGATTCCGAAAGAGCTTGAGGAGTCGGGACGGATCGACGGACTGAACGATATCGGCATTTTTTTTCGGATCATCGTACCGTTGTCCAAACCTGTGTTTGCAACGATTTCACTTTTTTACGCGGTGGGAATCTGGAACAATTTTTTGTATCCGCTTTTATACTTGAGAAGCCAGGAACTGTTCCCGCTGCAGGTGCTTCTGCGCAATCTCGTTCTTGCCGGGAGCGTCAGCTCCGGACAGGTCACGCAAATCGGCGGGGATAATCTCGTGGTTGAGGATTCGCTTAAGTATGCCACGATTATGGTTTCCACGCTCCCGATTCTGATTATATATCCCTTCGTGCAGAAGTATTTCGTTAAAGGTTCCATGGTCGGCGCCGTGAAGGGATAATCATAAAGAACGGGCGCAGTGGAAGTTGAAACAAAGATCAAGAGCCGGATTCAATGCAGGTTCGAAGTCCACTCAAAAAACGAAAAGTTCAAAGGGGGATTATATTCATGGGGAAAAAGTGGCCGTATAAGGGCCTGATCGCAGTGCTATTGGTTGTATTGGCGATAGCGGGATGCTCTTCGGGCGCCGAGAAATCTTCGGAGGCAAAGATGCCGAACGAGACGGAAGCCGCCCCGAAACCTCAGAGCGAAGGGGTCACGTTAACCGCTCTTTTGGATAACAATGCGACGTTCCCGTACAGCAAGGATTGGCCGATCTGGAAATGGATCAAAGAGAAAACGGGAGTAACTTTAAATGTCCAAACGCCGTCGGGAAAGCTGAGCGACACCCTTAATCTTGTGATGGCCTCGGGTAATCTGCCGGATTTGATGTACATGTCCAGCCGGCGCGACTCCAATAAATACGGCGACCAGGGAGCTTTGGAAAATATTCTCGACCACGTGGACCAGATGCCGAACCTGAAAAAATGGATGGAGCAGTACCCGGAAGAAGCGAAAGCGGCGCTTTCCGCCGACGGGAAAATGTATATGTTTCCGAACCAGGGCTTCGGGGAAACGAACCGGATGATCTGGCTGTACCGCGAGGATATTTTCAAAAAACACGGGCTTGCCGTACCCACAACCTATGAAGAACTGCATCAGGTGCTGAAAAAGCTGAAGGAGCTGTACCCGGACAGCTACCCGCTGTCCATGCGTTTTGGCCAAATCCCGGATGAAATGATGGCGAATCTGACGACCAACTTCGGCAGCGGCACGGATGTCTATTATAATTTCGACGAAAAGAAATGGAAGTTCGGACCGACGGAAGATCATTACAAGGCGATGGTCGGCATGTGGCATACATTCTACAAGGAAGGGCTCATTCCGCCGGATTTCCTTTCGATCCAAACCAAGCAGTGGCAGGATGTCATGTCCACGGGTCAGTCGTTTATAACGATCGATTACATCAGCCGCGTCGACTTTTTCAACAATGCCATGCGCAAAGACAATCCGGAATACAGCCTGCAATTTATGGCGCCGCCGGCAGGTCTGGCCGGCATGAAACCTGAGAATCCGTACTTCCACTATCTGGAGGGCGGTTTGACGGTCGCTTCCACCTCCAAGCATAAAGATGACATCATGAAATATATGGACTTTTTCTACAGCGAAGAGGGACGGACGTTAAGCAGTTGGGGCAAGGATGGCGAAACGTATACCGAAGAAAACGGGCAAAAGAAATTCAAACCCGAATTTACGGATGTGACGGAAATGCGGAAGGAGACGGGACTGCAGACGAGCGGCACGTATACGTGGATCGATTACAACGCGCATCTGTCTCTGTTTTCTCCGGATCTGAAAAAGGCGTATGAAGAGGCCGCCAAATATGATCCGCCTGCCATGCAGCCGAAGCCGGCCTTTACGGATGCGGAAAATGAAGTCCTTTCGGTGACTGGGCAGGCCGTGAAAAAATACCGGGAAGAGAGTTTCTCCAAATTCGTGCTGGGCACAAGAAGCCTGGGCGAATGGAATAAATATGTGGAGGAAATCAATGGCCTGGGCGTACAGAAGCTGATCGACACGTATGATGCGGCGCTGAAGAGAGTGGAGCAGGCGAAGCTGGAGACCAAGTAAAAATTGAAGAATGATAACTTTCCCTGCCAGCATCATATCAGCACTCGTTCGGTACCTCCATCAGCATCTTTATAAAACTTAAAGAACTGCAGAAGTGCAATTATTTAGAGCGTTTCCCTCCGATCTTTCATAAATGCTTGCGAAAGCGCATCAATTTTTTCTCATTATTATCGAACTAAACGAATATTTTTTGAAAGCCTGCGCTTTCGCAAGTTTTTTCTTTAAACAGATCATATGCTCCTGGAAAAAATGCACTTTAAATCAATTCCATAATGAATAATATTAAGGGTATTTGAACAGCGGCATTATGAAATGGATTCTTGAATTCGTTTTTTGGTTTTAGCAAAATCCTACATGACAAAAATGACTGACTGGCTGACTGGCTGCTCCATCTGAAAAGTTGCAAAAGTGCATCTATTTTAGCGTTCCTGGCAATGATGGCTAGAAAGCTTGCAAAAGTGCATCTTTTCCCCAGCTTTTAGGGATTAACAGACGATTCATGGTCAAATGGATGCACTTTCGCAACAATTTTCCATTTCACGCTATAAAATGCCTGAAAAGGATGCACTTTCGCAACATTTTCCTTTTCACATGATCAGCTGGCTGAAAAAGTTGCGCTCTGAATCCATTTCATCATGGATTGATATCGAGTATTTGAACCTACTGGATCAACCAGCGGTTGGCATGATGAAGTGGATTCTATCTAACATGATTTCAAACTACAATTGGCATTATGAAATGGATTACTTTTGCAACTTTTACCTTTTTTAATCGCAGAACTCGTGATGCATCTCAAGGACATCCAACATAAATGGGAGGAGATATCGTAGTGGCGGGATTCCCTCCGAAAAGCAACTAGGCATTGAGCCGTGAAAATGGAAAAAACCCAACCGTTCCTAAAATGGAACCGGTTGGGTTTTTGTTAAGATATCAGAAAGTAAAAACTTCCGGGAAGCGCATCCTGATATCGCAAGAAAAGCTACCGCTAAACGCGGTCTGTCTTCCTAGAGATTACGTCGATAGACGTTTTTCTCATCGCGAAAGGGAGCTCTTCTAGATTAACGTGGTTTAATGGCGTTGTCGTCGGAAGTCACGATAACCACTTCGGCATTGGTGATGCCAGGGAGCGATAAGGTCATGATCGGCGAATGGAAAGCGACGATTTTCGTTCCTGCACGAAGTGCGGTTTCGCCGCCAACCGTTGGAATGATCTGCGTATCTTTGGTGATATTCAGAATCACGTCGTTGGCTGCGGAATCGTCGGAGCCTACGCTGACATACACTTGATCCTTGGATGTGCGGTCCGAAGCTTTGACGGTGCCTTCGATTTTAACGGATTCGGCTTTTTTCACCACGATTTTGTCCGCATGGGTTTGAGCAGGATAAATCATGGTCATGATTCCGCTGTAAGTGACATCCACATGAACTGCCGTTTTGAGCGCGTCTTTGGTCAGCGCCTTGCCGTCCTCGTCAACGATTTGCGTTTTGTCGTCCACGGTAAGGATCACGTGGTTGACTCCGCCCTTTTCCATGGCCTTGCCGATCACCGTGATTTTGCCGTCAGCCGTATCGGTAATGATGCCTTCCGTGCCTGCAGTCAGCTCTTGGCCGGTTTCGGGGCCATTTGCTTCGTTATCGGTATTGACGATGACATAGTTAGTTGTGGATTGCGGAGGCAAACTCTCCGCCACGGCAGGTCCGTAAAAAGCTCTTACGCTCATGCCTTTCTTGATGGAGTCGGCTGTAATGGCCTTGCCGTTCTGGTCGAGAATGGTAGCCTTGTCCGCGAAGTGGAGCAGAATCGTATCTTCATATTTATTATAAATATCGGTTCCTTTTACCAGGATGCCGCCTTCCCGAACTTCGGAAACCGCCCCGTCAATGGCCGTAAAGCTTTGGTCCTGAACGACAAGCGTCAGCGCGGCGCCGCGGGCTGGAAGGCTTTTCGTGATATTCGGATTGTAGAAGGCCTTAACGACCTTTTTCTCGTCGACGATCGTTTTCAGGGCCACAGGTTTTCCTTTGGCGTCAACAATCTTGGTATCTTTGGTAATGGACAAAATGATTTGGTTTTGATCCGTTGGAGCCAAACCGCGGCCTGTTACCGTAATGAATTTACCTGTGTTATCGTTAACGAAATTCGTAATTTGTCCCATCGTTCCCGGAACCACTTTCACTTGGTTCTGGATCAATTGTTTGTTTTCAGGTGCAGATCCGGACGGAACATCCTGCGCATTTGCAGCGACCGGTACGGCAGCCATGGCCAAAATCGATGCAGTAGCGAGCACTTTGTATACTTTGTTCATTGATTATTCCTCCTATATATGCGGTTTAGGTATGAACGTTCAGAGAAATTTTTCCGGAAATGAAAGACTAGTGTTAATGCTGCTTGCCTTTCACGATCCTAGACGAGGTATGTATGCAAAATGTTGCATATTTTTTCGAATGAGTTTTTAGCTTTTTTAGGACGAATGCCTGTAACTTCATGCTAATTTACTATTTTGACGCATTTAGCCTTTTTATCGTTACCTGTATGGCCGTTGAAACGTATGCAGCTGTATATATGAGTACTTTATTTACGACCGCAGGATGTGAACCGTCCTTTTAAGAAGAGCGCTGGATTCTTCCGTTTAAAGAGATTGCTTAAATAAAAAGAAAAGCAGGGACGCGGATGATCAACACCCGGTTCCCTGCTTCTTTTTTAAGATAATAAGTTATTTGGGGTCCCCGCAAAGTAATCGGAATAAGCTTCAAGGCTACACGTCACTTTGTGGGGTTTTTTAAGTTATTTGGGGTCCCCGCAAAGTAATCGGAATAAGCTTCAAAGGCTACACGTCACTTTGTGGGGTTTTTTAAGTTATTTGGGGTCCCCGCAAAGTATTTGGAATAACCATCGAAGCATAGGCTTCACTCAGTACTTTTGCTCCGCAAAAGCGCCCCTCTTTGAGAGGCGCCCTTATTTCTTTCCGATACTCTTTGTGAGATTATTTTACGGGAATAAATGATCTGCCTCAAACGGCTCCTGCGGTCAGACCGGCCTCATATCTCTTTGGCTTCTTGCCTCCGGGAAATAATCGACAGCGTATAGTTTACCGTAAAATACAGCAGCGAGGCGAGGAGTAAGGCAGGTATGACGTAATTCGGGCTGTGTCCTTGCAGAATCTGTACATTATGCATGATTTCCGGCAGTGAAATGATGATGGCAAGGGAGGTATCCTTCAGCAGCGAGATAAATTGGCTGACCAGCGGCGGCACCATCCGGCGCAATGCCTGCGGGAGGATGATGTGATGCATCGTCTGAATATAACTGAGTCCGGAAGAGCGCGACGCTTCAATCTGCCCCCGGTCGATCGAAGCCAAACCGCCGCGGACGATTTCCGAAATCATCGCGCCCTCGAACAGGGTTAATGCCGTAATCGCTGCCCAGAACGGCGTCATTTTGATTCCGAGATTAGGCAGCACGATATAGGCAAAATAAATGATCAGCAGCAGAGGCAGATTGCGCAGCAGGTCGATCAGAATGGCAAGCAGCCGGGATAAAGCGGGAATCCGCGCATAACGAATGATGCCGAGAATCGTGCCAAGGATAAAGCTGAACAGGATCGAAAGGACTGCGACGAGGAGGGTCATGCCAAACCCCTGCAAAATAAAGGAGAGGTTCGGCCAGGAATAGGCTCCTGCGAAATCCATGCCTAAAACCTCCTTTCAAAAAACTTATGCCTAACGGCCCGCCGAACGGAATCGCCGCTCCATGTGTTGCACGGCAAGGCTTAGCGGAATAGTCAGAATCAGATACAAAAGAGCGACGAGGGTATATACCGTCAGCGGCAGGAAGGTGTCCGCGTTGATTAAATCGGCGTAATACATGAGGTCGAAACCCGCAACAACGGCAAGAATCGATGAGTTTTTCACCAGATTGATAAATTGGTTGCTGATCGCGGGCAGCACGATCTTGATTGCCTGGGGCAGCACGATATGCAGCAGCGTCTGGATGTAAGTGAGTCCGGTGGCGCGTGCGGCCTCCGTTTGTCCCGAAGGTACGGACTGGATACCGGCGCGGATGCTCTCGGCGATAAACGAAGCGGTGTACACCATTAGCCCGAGAGTACCGGAGGTAAAACCGTCAATCGGGAACCCGAGCGAAGGCAGTCCAAGAAAAAAGAAAAAGACGACAAGCAAAAGCGGAATATTGCGGATAAATTCAACATAAGCCGTACCCAGCCAGTTTAGCGGTTTGACCGGCGATATGCGCATCACGGCGATGACCGTTCCCAGTATGAAGCTGCCGACTAGGGCAATAGCACTGGCCCCGAGCGTATGGACAAACCCTTCGAGAAATCGGTCCCAATGATCAAACAGAACATGGATATCGAATGTTCCGGTCATGTTTTCCCCTCCTTTCCTGGATCTCCAGCTTCATAGGAAGGCGCCCGGGGAGAAGGACCTGCACCTCCCCCGGGCGGCAGGTTTCCTTACTCCGGCTTCACGCCCATCCAATGTTCGTAAAGCTTATCGTATTCCCCGTTGGATTTCAGTTCTTTTAACAGATCATTGACGATCCCGGCAAACTCCTCATCCCCTTTTTTGATGGCGATGCCGTAAGGTTCATCGGTGAAATTCCCCCCGACCAGCACGTAATTCGGGTCTTGTTTCTGCATGCCGAGGAGGATGGAATTGTCGGTGGTAAGCACTTCTCCCTGTCCGGCTTTCAGCGCGGTGAATGCATCCTGATAGTTTTCGAATTCAAGCACGGTGGCATTGGGGGCCTTTTCCCGGATATTCTTGGCCGATGTTGATCCTTTGACGGTAAGCACCTTGACCCCTTGCTTCAAATCCGCGAGGCCTTGGATCGGGCTGCCCTTTTTGACGAGAAGAGATTGGCCTGCTTGAAAATAAACGTCGCTGAAGTCCACCTGCTTTTTGCGTTCGTCCGTGATGGTCATCGTGGCGATAATCAGATCGATATCCCCGTTTTGCAGCAGCGGAATCCGGGTTTTGGAGGTAACTTCCTTCAGCTCGACTTTGCTTTCATCGCCGAAAATCTTCTTGGCAAGCGCTTTGGCGATATCGATATCAAAGCCTTCCACTTTGCCTGTGGCCGGGTCTTTTAATCCAAAAAGCTTCGTATCATATTTCACGCCGGCAATGACCTTTCCCCGCGCCTTGATCGTTTCAAGCGTACCGCCTTTCTTGGCGGAACCGCATCCCCCAATGACCAGGCATACAGCTAATAACAGCAATAAGGCACTCCAACATGATTTTTTGCTCATCTTGTATATCTACCCCTTTCGATATGTATGTTCTAATGCCGGATCAGACGGCTTAAAAACAGACGTGCGCGTTCCTCGCGCGGCTGCTGAAAGAACGCCGGAGCGGGTGA
Encoded proteins:
- a CDS encoding helix-turn-helix domain-containing protein; protein product: MSLVLKKLLGFPSLFTKLLSGFLAVILLLTAFNLVSFFYLKRQIHNEIVKYNELGMNHAARGYENQFRLTREMVLGLNQDPLWTAYVNLLRQVKDNRAYGYVNDVIAGMKRLYTNPFFDMDNLIIYFQKDHYVVEKDGTSSAKAMFGTYYESPSYTPAFWKEQFDEAYAFKVFPAARFFEQMPGSTRSKGNLMPVVIKMTPYKDMYLIAMLDAEGLARDLQSALNGSFYILDPEGRPLYAPAAGPSVSALPDFASFDEKQSFIQTGDSYYFYKKGKDTGFLYVNKVPLQSISAQLLKLNLLLLSLLAVVGLLIILTYVFSRRVHLPIRIMVDTLRKDEPEPTPGPVREIELISRRVMHMRSTHQRISRDLARKNSILRHYAYVNRLKNIHMNLSELRELADASLPYVMIVYQIIFKEGYAEYHLEQEKGAYYIREYIDHIWQQSYPESVTIQTEPQQVLSIVFLPNESMETDTSLRHLQGVFNLDRGSYLVTMAESPVQPAGAPFTAAYSQVTSMLRKRMLRDQTQWIRPGDGDPEKEGGCFKALWEQEFQNRLLSGSEESIQEWIRKSLAMLEKKGALARDYHRFAKDVAGELDKLLRSLNLTAAYEAAHVPPLDVTLDFYSPDQYDTWFRRLLDPALQLIRRKTENHDPITSFVMTYINDHLEEDINLDMMADKLNITSGYLSSYFKEKTGLNFSDYLNDIRIRTAKDMLQNLDLRIQDVAARVGYQNVNSFIRMFKRQAGMTPGEYRKKYAS
- a CDS encoding ABC transporter permease — protein: MARAFRRSKYLWLLFLPCLVYYLLFKYAPMFGLVITFKNYNVFKGIWASDWVGLKYYRMFFSNPDFWVLMKNTVLLGVYKLVFGFPAPIILALLMNEIKNAVFKKWVQTFSYLPHFISNVIVASMVIMFLSPTGGIVNKLITAFGGSPVNFMMEPGLFRPIYVISEIWQHIGWETIIYLAALTAVDPQLYEAAGIDGAGRWRKLWHVTLPGIAPTIMIVLILNIGKVLEIGFEKVFLMYNPAVYSTADIISTYVYRVGMEQGNFSYASAIDLFMGVISFIFIFSANYFSRRLGGTSLW
- a CDS encoding carbohydrate ABC transporter permease; its protein translation is MQSRISLFAIFNTLLMLLLAFVMLYPFVYMLAVSLSSDVYVMKGEVTLWPKGWNLRMYELVLGDPNIWTSYRNTIIYTVLGTAIAMLVTSMGAYALSRKDMTFHRGFTLMIVFTMFFGGGMIPTFLVVRSLGLVDTIWGMVLPGAVSTWNLILMRTFFSGIPKELEESGRIDGLNDIGIFFRIIVPLSKPVFATISLFYAVGIWNNFLYPLLYLRSQELFPLQVLLRNLVLAGSVSSGQVTQIGGDNLVVEDSLKYATIMVSTLPILIIYPFVQKYFVKGSMVGAVKG
- a CDS encoding extracellular solute-binding protein; the protein is MGKKWPYKGLIAVLLVVLAIAGCSSGAEKSSEAKMPNETEAAPKPQSEGVTLTALLDNNATFPYSKDWPIWKWIKEKTGVTLNVQTPSGKLSDTLNLVMASGNLPDLMYMSSRRDSNKYGDQGALENILDHVDQMPNLKKWMEQYPEEAKAALSADGKMYMFPNQGFGETNRMIWLYREDIFKKHGLAVPTTYEELHQVLKKLKELYPDSYPLSMRFGQIPDEMMANLTTNFGSGTDVYYNFDEKKWKFGPTEDHYKAMVGMWHTFYKEGLIPPDFLSIQTKQWQDVMSTGQSFITIDYISRVDFFNNAMRKDNPEYSLQFMAPPAGLAGMKPENPYFHYLEGGLTVASTSKHKDDIMKYMDFFYSEEGRTLSSWGKDGETYTEENGQKKFKPEFTDVTEMRKETGLQTSGTYTWIDYNAHLSLFSPDLKKAYEEAAKYDPPAMQPKPAFTDAENEVLSVTGQAVKKYREESFSKFVLGTRSLGEWNKYVEEINGLGVQKLIDTYDAALKRVEQAKLETK
- a CDS encoding peptidase; its protein translation is MNKVYKVLATASILAMAAVPVAANAQDVPSGSAPENKQLIQNQVKVVPGTMGQITNFVNDNTGKFITVTGRGLAPTDQNQIILSITKDTKIVDAKGKPVALKTIVDEKKVVKAFYNPNITKSLPARGAALTLVVQDQSFTAIDGAVSEVREGGILVKGTDIYNKYEDTILLHFADKATILDQNGKAITADSIKKGMSVRAFYGPAVAESLPPQSTTNYVIVNTDNEANGPETGQELTAGTEGIITDTADGKITVIGKAMEKGGVNHVILTVDDKTQIVDEDGKALTKDALKTAVHVDVTYSGIMTMIYPAQTHADKIVVKKAESVKIEGTVKASDRTSKDQVYVSVGSDDSAANDVILNITKDTQIIPTVGGETALRAGTKIVAFHSPIMTLSLPGITNAEVVIVTSDDNAIKPR
- a CDS encoding amino acid ABC transporter permease, which produces MDFAGAYSWPNLSFILQGFGMTLLVAVLSILFSFILGTILGIIRYARIPALSRLLAILIDLLRNLPLLLIIYFAYIVLPNLGIKMTPFWAAITALTLFEGAMISEIVRGGLASIDRGQIEASRSSGLSYIQTMHHIILPQALRRMVPPLVSQFISLLKDTSLAIIISLPEIMHNVQILQGHSPNYVIPALLLASLLYFTVNYTLSIISRRQEAKEI
- a CDS encoding amino acid ABC transporter permease, with the translated sequence MTGTFDIHVLFDHWDRFLEGFVHTLGASAIALVGSFILGTVIAVMRISPVKPLNWLGTAYVEFIRNIPLLLVVFFFFLGLPSLGFPIDGFTSGTLGLMVYTASFIAESIRAGIQSVPSGQTEAARATGLTYIQTLLHIVLPQAIKIVLPAISNQFINLVKNSSILAVVAGFDLMYYADLINADTFLPLTVYTLVALLYLILTIPLSLAVQHMERRFRSAGR
- a CDS encoding ABC transporter substrate-binding protein yields the protein MSKKSCWSALLLLLAVCLVIGGCGSAKKGGTLETIKARGKVIAGVKYDTKLFGLKDPATGKVEGFDIDIAKALAKKIFGDESKVELKEVTSKTRIPLLQNGDIDLIIATMTITDERKKQVDFSDVYFQAGQSLLVKKGSPIQGLADLKQGVKVLTVKGSTSAKNIREKAPNATVLEFENYQDAFTALKAGQGEVLTTDNSILLGMQKQDPNYVLVGGNFTDEPYGIAIKKGDEEFAGIVNDLLKELKSNGEYDKLYEHWMGVKPE